From the genome of Spirosomataceae bacterium TFI 002, one region includes:
- a CDS encoding YidC/Oxa1 family membrane protein insertase, with protein sequence MEKLDKNYIIGFILLFVMYGTYMYFMPAPVPPEPEKVEQKASPANTQAELAPVIVDSAQLVQKFGEFAAATSGEAKEVVLENDQLKVTLSSKGGNLSSVVLTKYKTYETYANGGEEPMKVLDAINSKQKLEIATGTGTVDLRDLYFNVTESTSNKAVFALQLPNGKTVTQTYTLPTEGFILDYKVEGTALSSSQNVSLTWENKLQQLEKDMLENRKAAQINYYDIEEDFNDIGLNSTSDEIEDIEEKVKWFSFKQKYFTSGVYVKDSYFDGLKATLLVPTEDTTVVKDATVNTTISSTALAGGLQYYFGPNDLEELKKVGEGFHKNLYLGYDIIKPINRFIFVPLFDWVESFISNYGLLIIIVVLMIKLTLTPLIYKSYTSSAKMRVLAPEIAEIKEKVGDDAAKVQQETMKLYQQVGVSPLSGCVPMLLQMPILMSVFFLFPNMEMFRQKSFLWANDLSTYDAPISWGFDIPVIGNHLSLFVVLMTISSLAFTYYNNQITPTQPGPVDMKKISYIFPLVFFFVLNSFPAALSFYYLVSNLVTIAQQLIVKRFVDEDKIKTILEENKRNYATKPKKTNKFSNYLQKQLEAQEASNKEKAASLKNKKKK encoded by the coding sequence ATGGAAAAATTAGACAAAAATTACATCATTGGTTTTATATTGCTTTTTGTAATGTACGGTACGTACATGTATTTCATGCCTGCTCCAGTTCCACCTGAGCCAGAGAAGGTTGAGCAAAAAGCAAGTCCTGCAAATACACAAGCAGAATTAGCTCCCGTAATTGTAGATAGTGCACAATTAGTTCAAAAATTTGGCGAATTCGCAGCCGCAACTTCTGGAGAAGCTAAAGAAGTTGTTTTAGAAAACGATCAACTTAAAGTTACGCTAAGCTCTAAGGGTGGAAACCTTTCGTCCGTAGTATTGACTAAATATAAGACATACGAGACTTATGCTAATGGCGGCGAAGAACCAATGAAGGTTTTAGACGCAATTAACTCAAAACAAAAACTTGAAATTGCGACTGGAACTGGAACAGTTGATTTGAGAGATTTATATTTCAATGTTACCGAAAGCACTTCAAACAAAGCTGTTTTCGCTCTGCAACTACCAAATGGTAAAACGGTTACGCAAACTTACACACTACCTACAGAAGGATTTATACTCGACTATAAAGTTGAAGGAACAGCACTAAGCAGTAGCCAAAATGTTAGCCTCACTTGGGAAAATAAGCTACAGCAACTTGAAAAAGACATGCTGGAGAATAGAAAAGCAGCACAAATCAACTACTACGATATCGAAGAAGATTTCAACGATATAGGCTTAAATAGCACAAGCGACGAAATAGAAGATATAGAGGAGAAAGTAAAATGGTTCTCCTTCAAGCAGAAATACTTTACATCAGGTGTTTATGTAAAAGATTCATACTTTGACGGTTTAAAAGCGACGCTTCTTGTACCAACAGAGGATACAACAGTAGTAAAAGACGCAACTGTGAATACTACAATCTCAAGCACAGCACTCGCAGGTGGATTACAGTATTATTTTGGTCCAAACGATCTTGAAGAACTAAAAAAAGTAGGTGAAGGATTTCACAAAAACCTCTACCTAGGATATGACATCATTAAGCCTATTAACAGGTTTATTTTTGTACCATTATTTGATTGGGTAGAGAGCTTTATAAGCAACTATGGTTTACTTATTATCATTGTTGTATTAATGATTAAGCTTACGCTTACACCTCTTATCTACAAGTCATATACAAGCTCAGCAAAAATGCGAGTGCTTGCTCCTGAAATCGCCGAAATAAAAGAAAAAGTTGGTGACGATGCAGCCAAGGTTCAGCAAGAAACAATGAAGCTTTATCAGCAAGTAGGTGTGAGTCCACTTAGTGGATGCGTTCCTATGTTGCTCCAAATGCCAATTTTAATGTCGGTCTTCTTCCTTTTCCCTAATATGGAGATGTTCCGTCAAAAATCATTTTTATGGGCAAATGACCTTTCTACCTACGATGCACCTATCAGCTGGGGTTTTGACATTCCTGTAATAGGAAATCACTTGAGTTTGTTTGTAGTATTAATGACCATTTCGAGTTTGGCATTTACCTATTATAACAACCAAATCACTCCAACTCAGCCCGGGCCAGTAGATATGAAGAAGATATCTTACATTTTCCCATTGGTATTCTTTTTCGTTTTAAATAGTTTCCCAGCAGCTTTGAGTTTTTACTATTTGGTTTCTAACTTAGTAACAATTGCACAACAATTAATTGTTAAACGTTTTGTAGATGAAGATAAAATAAAGACAATTTTGGAAGAGAATAAGCGTAACTACGCCACCAAACCCAAAAAGACAAATAAGTTTTCTAACTATCTTCAAAAACAATTAGAAGCTCAAGAAGCTTCTAACAAAGAAAAAGCAGCATCGCTAAAAAATAAGAAAAAGAAATAG
- a CDS encoding Outer membrane protein assembly factor BamA: MKKDQYFLTKLEFEGNQKVLSEELDDIIPVNQKPNTRPFNLPITPRVGFYNYGLNRFDSAQTVNDLLNLRSELATYPQNFSDSKKIENKKQKIKKRIDRKQESLETKIGWFWRNIGEPKAIINTSQIQQTSELITKYLKDIGFKDAQTLHRIDSLNAPGSIKLVYLVSEGDPYLIDTVKYYVEDAKLDSLFEVNRKDQLIKPGNRFDIRLVELERSRLENLAKNNGYYNFLPQYILFGADNASGDLEEFIKNKGGNLYFNVVNLPGQDNHKQYEIKEVVFKAFDPYSNNNNVKLDTTYFNGIKFITMDRRIPIGILANKLVIKQGQQYSLKNVIETQRQIGYLNQFAFASSQVNVLSDNQLSMEFFAPLLEKYTLGTGPGLNHLYNQGQGFIGFGIPVTLTARNWAKRLEIVEASFRAFWEGQPSPIDATSIRGSLELGANLAITYPNISFFGKRVNKLSLFNPRTQLGGGVNYSEPFWGNRLNFRLNTNYSWRPTQFTTILFSVLDANLINTNYNLSNPDGAGAQFYQSLLDQQARGNNLKVTFDPQFVSSFNGTYIFNNQNPQKPYGSSKYFRVFLESGGTFMNFGSNKDRINLIESLLPLRQDLNSPDTVRAYFRFVKVNLDYRRYVNINLVSSFAYRFNIGLTNPYGKNKSLPYEKNFFAGGSNSVRAWSPRGLGTGSALPDTAANNVIPQPGDIILEGSIEWRRKIARFVGDIQFATFIDYGNIWKWYQIETPEKKDKANFDFSRFYKEFAVGTGFGIRWDFSFFLARFDFGIKVMDPSRDIGDRFVLDDFSLKKKQPYGIQFNVGIGYPF, from the coding sequence TTGAAGAAGGATCAGTATTTTCTTACTAAACTAGAATTCGAAGGTAATCAAAAAGTCTTAAGTGAAGAGCTAGATGATATAATTCCGGTTAATCAAAAACCAAATACACGACCTTTTAATTTGCCAATCACTCCGAGGGTAGGGTTTTATAACTATGGCCTCAATAGATTTGATTCTGCTCAAACGGTCAATGACCTTTTAAACTTAAGGTCAGAATTGGCTACTTATCCTCAAAATTTTTCTGACTCAAAGAAAATTGAAAACAAGAAGCAAAAAATAAAAAAGAGAATTGATAGGAAGCAAGAAAGCTTAGAGACGAAAATTGGATGGTTTTGGAGAAATATTGGTGAGCCTAAGGCAATTATAAATACAAGTCAAATTCAGCAAACAAGTGAATTAATTACCAAATACCTGAAAGATATTGGTTTTAAAGATGCTCAAACTTTACATCGCATTGACTCTCTCAATGCTCCCGGTAGTATTAAATTAGTTTATTTGGTAAGTGAAGGTGACCCTTACCTTATTGATACGGTAAAGTACTACGTAGAAGACGCTAAACTTGACAGCCTTTTTGAAGTAAATAGAAAGGATCAATTAATTAAACCTGGAAATCGTTTTGACATTAGATTGGTGGAGCTTGAACGGTCGAGGCTAGAAAACCTAGCCAAAAACAATGGTTACTATAATTTTTTACCTCAATACATTCTTTTTGGAGCTGATAACGCTTCAGGTGATTTAGAGGAATTTATTAAAAACAAAGGAGGTAACCTATATTTCAACGTAGTTAACCTGCCAGGACAAGATAACCACAAGCAATACGAAATTAAGGAGGTAGTCTTCAAAGCCTTTGACCCTTATAGTAATAACAATAATGTCAAATTAGATACTACGTATTTTAATGGTATCAAATTTATCACAATGGATCGCAGGATTCCAATTGGCATATTGGCAAACAAATTGGTAATAAAACAAGGTCAGCAATATTCCCTAAAAAATGTGATTGAAACTCAAAGGCAAATAGGCTATTTGAATCAATTTGCTTTTGCTAGTTCGCAGGTTAATGTATTAAGTGACAATCAGCTTAGTATGGAGTTTTTTGCACCATTGCTAGAGAAATATACCCTTGGTACTGGACCTGGTTTAAATCACCTTTACAATCAAGGGCAGGGTTTTATAGGTTTTGGTATTCCTGTAACACTTACGGCTCGTAATTGGGCAAAGCGACTCGAAATCGTAGAGGCTTCTTTTAGAGCCTTTTGGGAAGGGCAACCATCACCAATAGATGCTACGTCTATCAGAGGTAGTCTAGAACTTGGTGCGAACTTAGCCATTACGTATCCCAACATTTCATTTTTTGGGAAAAGGGTAAATAAGTTATCTCTCTTTAATCCAAGGACTCAGCTTGGAGGTGGTGTCAATTATTCGGAACCATTTTGGGGAAACAGGTTAAATTTTAGGCTAAATACGAATTACTCATGGCGACCAACTCAGTTTACCACCATACTTTTTTCTGTCTTGGATGCCAATTTGATTAATACAAACTATAACCTTAGCAATCCAGATGGGGCAGGAGCACAGTTTTACCAAAGCCTATTGGATCAGCAAGCTCGAGGAAATAACTTGAAAGTAACTTTTGATCCTCAGTTTGTAAGCTCGTTCAATGGGACCTATATTTTCAATAATCAAAATCCTCAAAAGCCATACGGTAGTTCAAAGTACTTTAGAGTGTTTTTAGAAAGTGGTGGAACATTCATGAATTTTGGAAGTAACAAGGATAGAATTAACCTTATTGAGTCGCTTTTACCTTTGAGGCAGGATCTTAATTCACCAGATACTGTTCGTGCTTACTTTAGGTTTGTGAAGGTCAATTTGGATTATAGAAGATATGTGAACATTAACCTTGTCAGCAGTTTTGCCTACAGGTTTAATATTGGTCTTACAAATCCATATGGTAAAAACAAGTCGCTTCCTTACGAAAAGAACTTTTTTGCAGGAGGTAGCAATAGTGTGAGAGCATGGTCGCCAAGAGGATTGGGGACGGGTTCTGCATTGCCAGATACAGCCGCAAATAATGTTATTCCACAACCTGGAGATATCATCTTAGAAGGAAGTATAGAGTGGAGACGAAAAATTGCCAGATTCGTCGGAGATATTCAGTTCGCAACCTTTATAGATTATGGAAATATTTGGAAATGGTACCAGATAGAAACTCCAGAAAAGAAAGACAAAGCAAACTTCGACTTTAGCAGATTTTACAAAGAGTTTGCCGTTGGAACAGGTTTTGGTATCCGATGGGATTTTTCATTTTTTCTGGCCCGTTTTGATTTTGGTATCAAAGTTATGGATCCTTCAAGAGATATAGGCGACAGGTTTGTTTTGGACGATTTTAGTCTAAAAAAGAAACAACCTTATGGAATTCAATTCAATGTTGGAATAGGATATCCGTTCTAA
- a CDS encoding regulatory protein, Fis family encodes MTNNPEIQSVKNRFGIIGNAPALNYALSVAIQVAPTDLTVLISGESGSGKESFSKIIHGLSARKHGPFIAINCGAIPEGTIDSELFGHNKGAFTGALDDRKGYFETTDKGTIFLDEIGEMPVSTQARLLRVLENGEYISVGSSKVKTTDVRVVAATNVNLIQAVERGKFREDLYYRLNTVPITVPPVRDRGYDIELLFIKFTTDFGEKNQIQPVELTDGARKVLHSFRFPGNIRQLKNIAEQITILEEERVITGEILQKYLPTNQSSGLPSVYRQFGSDGSDISEREILYKVLFDMRKDMTELKKLVLSLIKGGDINPEVLENHSRLFEDLDKKEQSPLLPSPAEEFEPYTAGDDNQILRIDNLQGNRENVEDISHEMEEESLSLERNEKDMIIKALRKNRFKRKYAAQDLGISERTLYRKIKQYDIEDER; translated from the coding sequence ATGACGAATAATCCCGAAATTCAATCGGTTAAAAATAGATTTGGGATCATTGGAAATGCTCCCGCACTAAACTATGCACTTTCTGTCGCAATTCAAGTTGCCCCTACAGATCTTACGGTTTTAATTAGTGGAGAAAGTGGTAGTGGTAAAGAATCCTTTTCCAAAATCATTCATGGTTTAAGTGCCAGAAAACATGGACCTTTTATAGCCATCAACTGTGGAGCTATACCTGAGGGAACAATAGATTCAGAGCTTTTTGGCCATAATAAAGGTGCCTTTACGGGTGCTCTCGATGACAGAAAAGGTTATTTTGAAACTACTGACAAGGGGACGATTTTTCTTGATGAAATAGGAGAAATGCCTGTGAGCACACAAGCAAGGCTACTCCGTGTCTTAGAAAATGGAGAATACATTAGTGTAGGTTCTTCCAAAGTGAAAACTACCGATGTGAGAGTAGTTGCCGCTACGAATGTGAATTTGATTCAAGCAGTAGAGAGAGGTAAGTTTAGGGAAGATCTTTATTATCGACTAAATACAGTGCCTATTACGGTTCCTCCAGTAAGAGACCGTGGCTATGATATAGAATTGCTTTTCATTAAGTTCACTACAGACTTTGGCGAAAAGAATCAAATTCAACCTGTGGAATTAACAGATGGAGCTCGAAAAGTGCTGCATTCATTCCGATTTCCAGGAAATATTCGTCAATTAAAGAATATCGCTGAGCAAATCACCATTCTGGAGGAGGAGCGAGTGATTACGGGTGAAATATTGCAAAAATACTTACCCACTAATCAATCGAGCGGTTTGCCTTCTGTGTACCGACAGTTTGGGTCAGATGGGTCCGACATTTCAGAACGAGAGATATTGTATAAAGTGCTTTTCGATATGCGAAAAGATATGACAGAGCTTAAGAAGTTGGTGCTGTCACTTATAAAGGGTGGAGATATTAACCCCGAGGTTCTTGAAAACCATAGTCGATTGTTTGAAGACTTGGATAAAAAAGAGCAATCTCCGTTGCTGCCTTCGCCAGCTGAAGAATTTGAACCATACACTGCTGGAGACGACAATCAAATCCTCAGAATTGATAACCTTCAAGGAAATCGTGAAAATGTAGAGGATATTTCTCATGAAATGGAAGAAGAGTCGTTATCACTTGAGAGAAACGAAAAGGATATGATTATCAAGGCCTTGAGAAAGAATAGGTTCAAACGAAAATATGCTGCTCAGGATTTAGGAATATCGGAACGCACACTTTACCGAAAAATTAAACAATATGACATTGAAGATGAAAGGTAA
- a CDS encoding preprotein translocase subunit SecG, with protein MFETVVILMMIVAILLILVILVQNPKGGGLSSEFGGGATSQMFGVQKTGDILEKLTWGFYAFLIVGGLLSGIFMRADITSQSSGELDVERSAAAPVPTLPAAPAPVQEGTPLETAPATPAQ; from the coding sequence ATGTTCGAGACAGTTGTAATTTTAATGATGATAGTTGCCATTTTACTTATCCTAGTAATATTGGTTCAAAACCCTAAAGGTGGTGGATTATCTAGTGAGTTTGGTGGAGGTGCTACTTCTCAAATGTTTGGAGTTCAAAAGACTGGCGACATATTAGAAAAATTGACTTGGGGATTTTATGCGTTTTTAATTGTTGGAGGTTTGCTTTCAGGAATTTTTATGAGAGCAGATATTACTTCTCAGTCTTCAGGAGAGCTTGATGTAGAACGTTCTGCAGCTGCTCCAGTACCTACTTTACCAGCAGCTCCGGCTCCTGTTCAAGAAGGAACGCCACTTGAAACTGCTCCTGCAACACCTGCACAGTAA
- a CDS encoding ABC-type branched-chain amino acid transport system, substrate-binding protein, giving the protein MKYIIIAFCLFSFGLQAQLSDEQYLEKYQQAVQTYAGHNFNDAITQLAPLTKAEYNNAVVPYAMYYYALSAYEAEKYFQCREMLRKLFTRFPEWDSMEEAYYLYADANLVENYYEEGLEYVERIRDESIAQSSIALLQNFIPNIQNVNLLKTLSEKFPNQKIVAKTLVKRIQDRPYNSREDLELSDLLTNRFKLKDEYNKQNHGKTAVDYTRAFDDNTMDFGVLLPFDLGDVKNLKNQYVYDIFAGMQIAEKELQSDGIPIRLFGIDIGSDAIEAKEHLEDPKFKKMDLIFGPLYPRPNVVTTRYAEKNKIIQVHPLSNNLSLINNKSGIFLLQPSYSTQSEKALEFVNSKKWGKTCAIYFGDGMKDSLFAYTYKKLAQEDGFTVLDIRKISESINPKNGINPGHVFFCGDDEFGSLAIRKMGMSKINSPMISTGSSFNFQKISRSLLARELYLLYPEFIDYNKNEVINFKKQYINTMNTIPSYFSYLGYDMVKFYGLMLKDGKEIYRLNLDESPNLDIFTLSGFDYSKGQNENKKVPIVKWEYGNFNIVN; this is encoded by the coding sequence ATGAAGTATATCATTATTGCATTTTGTCTCTTTTCATTTGGATTGCAAGCTCAACTGAGCGATGAGCAATACCTTGAAAAGTATCAGCAAGCAGTACAAACCTACGCGGGTCACAACTTTAACGACGCAATAACACAACTTGCTCCACTTACCAAAGCAGAGTATAACAATGCAGTTGTACCTTACGCAATGTACTACTATGCTCTCTCCGCCTATGAGGCTGAAAAGTATTTTCAATGCAGAGAGATGCTGCGAAAACTCTTTACACGTTTTCCTGAATGGGACTCCATGGAAGAAGCTTACTACCTATATGCTGATGCCAACTTGGTAGAGAACTACTATGAAGAAGGACTTGAATATGTTGAACGAATAAGAGACGAATCAATAGCTCAATCAAGCATTGCCTTACTTCAAAATTTTATACCCAATATCCAGAATGTAAACTTGCTTAAGACTCTTTCCGAGAAGTTTCCTAATCAAAAAATTGTTGCGAAAACGCTTGTAAAGAGAATTCAAGACCGACCATACAATTCAAGGGAAGATCTTGAACTTTCTGATTTACTGACAAACAGATTCAAACTAAAGGATGAATACAACAAACAAAATCATGGTAAAACCGCAGTAGACTATACTAGGGCGTTTGACGACAATACCATGGATTTTGGCGTCCTTTTGCCTTTTGATTTAGGAGACGTTAAAAACCTAAAGAATCAATATGTCTACGACATTTTTGCTGGTATGCAGATCGCAGAGAAAGAATTACAAAGCGACGGAATTCCAATTAGACTTTTTGGAATTGATATTGGATCAGATGCGATTGAAGCTAAGGAACACTTAGAGGATCCTAAATTCAAAAAAATGGATTTGATTTTTGGTCCCTTATACCCAAGACCAAATGTTGTTACAACTAGGTATGCTGAAAAGAATAAAATAATTCAAGTACATCCATTATCAAACAACCTTAGCCTGATAAATAATAAGTCGGGAATCTTCTTATTACAACCATCCTATTCTACTCAGTCTGAAAAAGCTTTAGAATTTGTCAACAGCAAAAAATGGGGTAAAACATGTGCCATTTATTTCGGTGATGGAATGAAAGATTCTCTTTTTGCATATACATACAAAAAACTAGCTCAAGAGGATGGTTTCACAGTGCTAGACATTAGAAAAATATCAGAAAGTATTAATCCAAAAAATGGAATAAACCCTGGTCACGTATTTTTCTGTGGAGATGATGAATTCGGTTCATTGGCCATTAGAAAAATGGGAATGAGTAAGATTAACTCTCCAATGATATCTACTGGAAGCTCATTCAATTTTCAGAAAATATCGAGGAGTCTCCTAGCAAGAGAACTCTATTTACTCTATCCTGAATTCATTGATTACAACAAAAATGAAGTGATCAATTTCAAAAAGCAATACATTAACACCATGAATACAATCCCTTCGTATTTTTCATACCTAGGATACGACATGGTTAAATTTTATGGTTTAATGCTTAAGGACGGAAAAGAGATTTACAGACTAAACCTCGACGAAAGTCCAAACCTAGATATTTTTACATTATCTGGTTTTGATTATTCCAAAGGGCAAAATGAAAACAAAAAAGTGCCTATTGTAAAATGGGAATATGGTAATTTCAATATTGTGAATTAG
- a CDS encoding RNA methyltransferase, TrmH family has translation MNTISKQQQKYIQSLYNKKYRKQFGEFTVEGRKSILELPDGKYEIVKIYISQEQDLGLLPSDVTVVVDEESIRKCSFMQNNNYGIAILKSKNVDFPKVLNGWVLAADDVRDPGNLGTMIRLADWYGIEHLICSQNTVDFQNPKVIASTMGSFARVNVWYCDLLEQIDTFNLPIFAASMEGTSAHQFNFPSKGILLMGSESHGISPELRKKVSETIAIPAYGKAESLNVAVATGILLDNIKRSTDHQTND, from the coding sequence GTGAATACAATTAGCAAACAGCAGCAAAAATACATTCAATCCCTTTATAATAAAAAATACCGCAAACAATTTGGCGAATTTACCGTAGAAGGGCGGAAATCTATCTTGGAACTTCCTGATGGAAAATATGAAATTGTGAAAATTTACATTTCACAAGAACAAGATCTAGGTTTGCTACCCAGCGATGTAACTGTAGTAGTAGATGAAGAGTCTATTCGTAAATGCTCTTTCATGCAAAACAACAACTACGGAATTGCAATATTGAAATCAAAAAATGTTGATTTCCCAAAAGTTCTTAACGGATGGGTACTCGCAGCTGACGATGTGAGGGATCCTGGAAACTTAGGCACAATGATTCGCCTTGCAGACTGGTATGGAATCGAACACTTGATATGCTCACAAAACACAGTTGATTTTCAAAATCCTAAAGTGATTGCAAGTACCATGGGCTCTTTTGCAAGGGTTAATGTTTGGTATTGCGACCTTTTAGAACAAATAGACACATTCAACTTGCCAATTTTTGCTGCGTCAATGGAAGGAACCAGTGCACATCAGTTTAATTTTCCGTCAAAAGGAATCCTGCTAATGGGCAGTGAATCTCATGGAATCTCACCTGAATTAAGAAAAAAAGTGTCCGAAACCATCGCAATTCCAGCATATGGTAAAGCTGAATCTCTCAATGTTGCCGTTGCTACCGGAATTTTGCTAGATAACATCAAGCGAAGTACCGATCACCAAACAAATGACTAA
- a CDS encoding chaperonin GroES — translation MSVNVKPLADRVLVEAAPAEEKTAFGIIIPDSAKEKPQKGTVIAVGPGKVDEPMTVKVGDSILYGKYSGTELVVEGKEFLIMRESDIYAIV, via the coding sequence ATGTCAGTAAATGTAAAACCTTTGGCAGATAGAGTTTTGGTGGAAGCAGCACCAGCTGAAGAGAAAACTGCATTTGGAATAATTATTCCAGATAGTGCAAAAGAGAAACCACAAAAAGGAACTGTAATTGCTGTAGGTCCAGGAAAAGTAGATGAGCCTATGACAGTTAAAGTTGGAGATTCTATACTTTATGGAAAGTACTCAGGTACAGAATTGGTTGTGGAAGGAAAGGAGTTTTTGATCATGCGTGAATCAGACATCTACGCTATCGTTTAA
- a CDS encoding Lipopolysaccharide-assembly, giving the protein MKGKWLILLSVVALQGCKIYSFTGTTLSEDLKSITIQNFSMSTAGGPQNMTLEFNEKLKEYYQRNTDLKIVPNEGDLFLAGAITSYEMTPVSTTASDRAAQNRLTIKVEVQFQNKLTPAEDFEKEFSFFQDFSQELTLTDIEPQLVPKILDQLVLNIFNDTAAQW; this is encoded by the coding sequence ATGAAAGGTAAGTGGCTCATCCTATTGAGTGTAGTTGCCTTGCAAGGTTGTAAAATTTACTCATTCACAGGTACTACATTAAGTGAAGACCTTAAGTCTATCACTATTCAAAACTTTAGTATGTCAACTGCAGGTGGGCCTCAAAACATGACTTTGGAGTTCAATGAGAAACTAAAAGAGTACTACCAAAGAAATACAGACTTAAAGATAGTACCTAACGAAGGCGACTTGTTTTTGGCAGGAGCGATTACAAGTTACGAGATGACTCCAGTGTCAACTACGGCATCAGATAGAGCTGCACAAAACCGGCTTACAATCAAAGTGGAGGTACAATTTCAGAACAAATTAACTCCAGCTGAAGACTTCGAAAAAGAGTTTTCTTTCTTTCAAGACTTTTCGCAAGAGCTCACACTTACGGATATTGAGCCTCAGTTAGTTCCCAAAATTTTGGATCAATTGGTACTAAATATTTTTAATGACACAGCTGCACAATGGTAG
- a CDS encoding tRNA-i(6)A37 thiotransferase enzyme MiaB, with protein sequence MKEYSGALELFSADDKENVDEAKITQAQGVGKRKVYIESYGCQMNFADSEVVASILLKDGFSTTTNEEEAELILLNTCAIRDNAEQKVRNRLMHLKKHKAKIGVLGCMAERLKTQLLEEEKMVDMVVGPDAYRDLPKLISEVEDGHKAVNVFLSREETYADITPVRLGTNGISAFISIMRGCDNMCSFCVVPYTRGRERSRNPQSIVAEAQDLVNKGYKEVTLLGQNVDSFKWKNEAGEIETNFSQLLEMVAQVSPDMRVRFSTSHPKDITDDVLFTMKKYENICNYIHLPAQSGSSRILDKMNRTYDREWYIQKIDRIREVFGEDCGISHDMIIGFCSETEEDHQETLSLMDYVKYDYGYMYYYSERPGTPAAKKYEDDVSLEIKKSRLDEVITKQRAHSLYRNQQAIGKTEKVLIEGFSKKSKDDYQGRTDHNKVVIFPKGDLEIGTYAYVKVEDCNSATLFGKVVVKELV encoded by the coding sequence ATGAAAGAATATAGTGGTGCTTTGGAGTTGTTTAGTGCGGACGACAAAGAAAATGTGGATGAAGCTAAGATCACGCAAGCTCAAGGGGTAGGCAAGCGAAAGGTTTATATTGAAAGTTACGGCTGCCAAATGAACTTCGCCGATAGTGAAGTTGTAGCCTCTATCTTGCTGAAAGATGGTTTTTCTACTACTACCAATGAAGAAGAGGCTGAGCTTATCTTATTAAATACTTGTGCCATTAGAGATAATGCTGAGCAAAAAGTAAGAAACAGATTAATGCACCTAAAAAAGCATAAAGCTAAAATAGGCGTGCTTGGTTGCATGGCTGAGCGACTTAAAACTCAGCTACTCGAAGAAGAAAAAATGGTTGATATGGTTGTAGGGCCAGATGCCTACCGAGATCTTCCAAAACTCATAAGTGAAGTTGAAGATGGCCACAAAGCTGTTAATGTTTTCTTGTCGAGAGAGGAGACCTACGCCGATATAACACCAGTTAGACTTGGGACTAATGGTATTTCTGCATTTATTTCAATCATGCGAGGCTGCGACAATATGTGTAGTTTTTGTGTGGTGCCTTATACTAGAGGAAGGGAAAGGAGTAGAAACCCTCAATCTATTGTTGCAGAAGCTCAGGATCTTGTGAATAAAGGTTACAAGGAGGTTACTTTGTTGGGGCAAAATGTGGATTCTTTCAAATGGAAAAATGAAGCAGGCGAGATTGAAACGAACTTTTCTCAATTACTAGAAATGGTTGCTCAGGTAAGTCCTGATATGAGAGTTAGGTTTAGCACTTCTCACCCAAAAGACATCACAGACGATGTTTTGTTCACGATGAAAAAATACGAGAATATATGTAACTATATTCATTTACCTGCCCAAAGCGGTAGCTCTCGTATTCTTGACAAAATGAATAGAACCTATGATCGTGAATGGTATATTCAAAAAATAGATCGTATCAGAGAGGTATTTGGAGAAGACTGCGGAATCTCTCACGATATGATCATTGGTTTTTGTAGTGAAACCGAAGAGGACCATCAAGAAACACTCAGCTTGATGGATTATGTGAAATATGACTACGGCTACATGTACTATTACTCTGAGAGACCAGGGACGCCAGCCGCCAAAAAATATGAAGATGACGTCTCTCTAGAAATAAAGAAATCTAGGCTCGATGAGGTTATTACCAAGCAAAGGGCTCACTCGTTATATCGAAATCAGCAGGCGATAGGTAAAACGGAAAAGGTTTTGATTGAAGGGTTTTCTAAAAAATCTAAAGATGATTATCAAGGCCGCACAGATCATAATAAAGTAGTAATTTTTCCAAAAGGCGACTTGGAGATTGGAACCTACGCATATGTTAAAGTAGAAGATTGTAACTCGGCAACTTTGTTTGGTAAAGTAGTCGTTAAAGAATTGGTATGA